A window of Macrotis lagotis isolate mMagLag1 chromosome 1, bilby.v1.9.chrom.fasta, whole genome shotgun sequence genomic DNA:
GATGACTCTGTGATACTGTTTGCTATCTTTGTGTATATGTGGTGGATGAAAACATTCCTATATTATCAGCGGTCTTTATCATAACATATTCATGTGGACCCTTGTTTGACTTCTAAAGTTACAAATTATCTGACCACAAATATATTCTCTTGTCCTCTATTCTTGTTCTCACAATTTAGTGCTCATGAGTTTGTGGCAACTCATGGCATCATATAAGGCCTGTTTCACTTTGTCATTTCGGAGGCTAAAGATGAATGGATTAAGAAGTGGAGAGATAATGCAATTCAGGGCAGAGACCCCCTTATTAAGGAGCATGGACTGGGCTTCTGATGTGCGGATATAAAGGAAGATGGAGCTTCCATAGAACATGACCACGACAGTGAGGTGTGATGCGCAGGTAGAAAAGGCTTTCTTTCTATCAGAAGCTTTTGGGGTATGAAATACAGTGGCAAGAATAAAAGCATAGGAACTAGTAGTCAATGTCAGTGAGCCCAGTAACAATGCTGTGGAAAGCAGAAAAGCCACCAACTCAAGAAGTTGGGTATCCCCACAGGAGAGCCCCATAAGTGGCCAGCTATCACAGAAGAAATGATCAATGCCATTTGGGCCACAAAATGGTAGTTTAGCCATAAGAATAGTGGGGCAAAGTGTCCAGAGAACTCCACCAAGCCAGGATGCCAACACTAGTCGGACACAGATGGGGCCACTCATCAACGTCTCATAGTGTAATGGACGACATATGGCAAGATAGCGGTCCAGGGACATGACAGCTAAGAGGAAGAAGTCAGTAGTGCccaagaggaaataaaagtaggACTGTGTGATACAGCCAGAAAAAGAGATAGTATAGTCTTTAGTGAGGATACTGGCTAGCATCTTAGGAACTACAACAGAAACCAGCATCAGCTCCAACATGGACAGATTTCTCAGGAAGAAATACATCTGGGTGTGCAGACGCTGGTCAGACCAACTAAGCACGATGATGACCAAGTTTCCCATGACTGTCACCACATATGTCACTAGAAGCCCCAGAAACATCATAATCTGTAGGGTCCAGCTCTTAGGGAAACCCAGCAGGACAAATTCTGTTACCTGGGTCCAGTTCTCTGTCTTCATCTTCAGCTACCTGCAGTGAAGAAGGATATGGGAAATGAGCTGACATTTTGTGACATGTGCTTATTCAACCTgctattaacaaatatttaaccaaatataTTGGTTTAAGTCTTTGATTCATGATACTTCAAACCTAGTACTTTTGCAAATAACTTTTGGGGAACTTTTTGATTAAAAGTAAACAGAATATGGGTAAAGTAACTTTATATATCTTCCCTAAATTTTCTATAATAATTGATAGAAAACAAACCTGTTCTTTTACATCAAGCCAAACCCACAGTTAAAGCAACCACTATCATAACTTTAGGTTAAAGTCTTATCTTATTCTCAGAGTTATTGTTgattcctcctttttccttctatattGAATCAGTtgccaaaaaagcaagaaaaataaagaagtgaaaaaaattatgcttcaatctgcattcagacttcatcagtctttctctgaaggtgaataGCATTTCCCATCATAATCCTTTAGGAAATAGCTTGGATTAATTTATTGTTGAGAAGAGTTGGGTAATTTGTATTGATCAGCATATACTATTCTTCAtcatataatattcttctggttcttgcTTTGTATTAGCTCATATAAACTTacccaggttttttctgaaaccattctgcttattatttcttaaagcacaatagaaTTTTATTACCATTATACAAGACAACTTTCTCAGCCATTGCTCCATTGATaggtttttcttctattttctattctttgttacctcaaaaaagctattataaatatttctgtatatatatatatatatatatatatatatatatatatatatatatatatgttttttttttccttagatctCTTTTGGTTAtggacctagtagtggcattgctggatcaaatagAATTCAGTTTTGTGCTCTTTTGGTtgtggttccaaattgttctctagaatggttagacCAGTTTACAATTTtaacaacagtgcattagtgtcctaatttttccgcatcccctccaacatttgttattttctttttctgccataTGAGCCAATCATATGAGGTGTGAGATAGTGCCtcagagttttttaatttatcaattaaaatttttttaatcaaattgtgatttagaatattttttatgtgatgatagataattttgattttttttcctgaaaaaaaaaaccttttcatgtcctttcaccatttatcagcTGGGGATTAACTTGAATACTTATAAACTTGACTAAAGTTTTCTatatatctgaaaaataaggCTTTATCAGAGAACTTGCTTTCAATTTCTCTGCTTCACCCTCTCCCCATTtcatgctttccttctaatcttggccacattggttttgtttatagaaaatcttcttaatttaaatgtaatcaaaattgttcattttacatCCCATACTGCTAATTATTATTTGCTCATAAATTTGCCATACTTCCCTAATTTGCTCATTATAtgaccctttatgtctaaaccacatactcattttgatcttatcttggtctaTGATATGAGATGTTGGCCTAAACTTCATTTCTACCAAAGTACTTTCTAgctttcccagcaattttttttgtcaaaaaatgaGTTGTCCCAAAAGATTGAATCCTGGGGTTTACCAGCTAGATAACTCacagatagagtactggacctggagtcaggaagactaggttcaaatctggccttagacatattctagttgtgtgaccctaggcaaaggcacttaacctctgtttgacttaatttactagagaagaaaaaatggctATTCAcaccaggatctttgccaagaaattcccataAACAATACTAATATACTATGCTTCACAAAGGATGGAACGtgactgaaaaaatgaacaataacaagattactatggtcatttactccTGTGTATTATATGTCTTATGTATTTCACTGATTAACCACTCATTTCTTAGTTAATACTAGATTGCTTTAAAGATTACTGCTTTGTTATACAAGTGTGAGATCTGATacttcacatttctttttattgatttctttgatatttttgacctcttctaaatgaattaaattttaattttttctagctttataaaacttttttgatAGTTTGAGTAAGtacattaatttaggtagaaatgtcatttctgTTATGTTGGCTTAGTATACCCATGAGCAATGAAtatatcttccatttttttattttttaaatttatttatatttatttgcttatttgttgtttttttgcaaggtgatgagattaaatgacttgcccaaggtcatatagttgggtaattattaagtatgtctgagaccagatttaaactcaggtcctcctgattctagggctagtgctccatccattataccacctagctgcccctctcccattgtttagatttgactttatgtgaaaagtattttgtagttgtttttatGTAATTCCTAGGTTtatcttggtaggtagactcttaaatattttatattttctaatgttattttaaatggaatttctctttcagcTCTTcttgctggactttgttggtaatacatagaaatgctgatgatttaagtgaattttttatatcctgcaactttgttgaaGTTAATTGCTTCAActatattttttagtttatttctaagtataccatcatattgtcTACAAAGATAGTTTTGATTCTGCATTGCCTATtccaattcaatttatttttcttgtcttattgctatagttcACATTTGaagtaaaatattgaataatgataataataataataataatgacatgcTTGTTTTACCAtttatcttattgggaaagttTTTAGTTCATTCCCAttatgcttgctgatggttttagatagatactatatcattttaaagaaagaagtcatttattcctacattttttaatattttaataaaaaagaatgtattttgaCAAATGctctttttctgaatctattaagataattataggatttttgttttattcttatttatatcaCAAATGATATAGATAGTTTTTCTCATGTTGAACCAGCCAGTATTTATTCTTGGAATAAATCCCACTTAAGTCATAGTGTATGATTTTGCGATATATTGTTAAAATGTCTTTGATgttcttttatttcaaattttgcaTCAAAATTCTTTAGGGacattggtctatagttttctttctttgctttttctcttcttggtttaggtattagaACCATATCAATCGTGTCATAAAAGAAACTTGGTAGGATTCTTTtgcctattttcccaaatagtttatgtTATATTGGAACTAATagatctttaaatgttttgtagcATTTAGTTGTAGGTCCATCTGGTCTTGAgttaattttttcttatggagctcatttatgttttttttttaatttctttttctaatataagATTATTTAAATATCCTACTTTTTCTTGTGTTAATCtaggtaatttacatttttgtaattatttatacatttcaAATAGGCTTAGATTTGTTAGCATGATACTGATCAAAAAAAGCTCCCTATAATTGTTATAATTTAATCTTTATTGGTAGGGCTATTTACCCTTTTCAATTATGATACTGGTAGgttgagtttctttcttttttaaaaaatcaaaataaaggatgtcttatcaattttatttttcataaaaccggttcctggttttatttattacttcaatgcttttttacatttaattttattgatttctcctttcattGACAGGATTtacaatttggtgtttaattggaaattttaaatttattctagtttttcagttgcatgcccaatccattgatctattctttttctattttactgatATAAGTTCCCCTTCAATACTTCTTTGGTTGCATTccacaaattttgatatgttttctcattctctttaatgaCTTTATTTACTGTTTCTAAGATGTGTTTTTtgattcattaattatttaatggATTAGATCATTCAGTTTACAACTATTATTCTATGTTTCAATGATCCTTAttcaatgtaatttttattgcattatggtctgaaaaggatgtacTTAACATTTCTGCTTAATATTAGATTTTGAGTTTTTTATgatctaatacatggtcaatttttatatttgtgcCATGTGCCACTGaataaaaggtatattcctttcaaattccattcaattttctcccgAGGTCTATGATattaaacttttctaaaattttattctttatgctttctaatccattctgcaaGAGCTTCTGTTTTATAGGTGAATTCATCTtattcatatccatagttatgaatactaattgtttatttttctccatcctatttttctcctcttcactcttctttctttttacttcattgcttctcaaaatctgttttgcttatgaccactgcctcccttaatctACATTCCTTTATTgcacccctccctcccttctcttatcatcttcctctcctatttccctGTTGGATAAGCTATATATAAACTTCTATACCATTGAGTCTATATGTTATTtgctctttgaaccaattccaatgagagtgattttcaaatgttattccattttcctttctactGCAAAAAGTTATTCCTTTTATACTTCTTTTGTGAGAGATAATGTccattctctttgtctcttccttttctcccaatgcatctctctcttttttactccatttttccttagtttttgcaaggcaatggggttaagtggcttgcccaaggccacagagctaggtaattattgtctgaggctggatttgaactcaggtcctcctgactccagggctggtgctctatccactgtgccacctagctgccccctactccttcatttaaaaaaattataccatCATAGTTAACTCATACTTGTGTCCTCTTtctatgtatactccttctaactgtctttttaaatttttaggaaTGTAAAGAGTTAATCTTATTAAGACCCCTATGATtcctctttcatgtttacctttttatgctttgcTTGAGTCTTATGTTTATATGTCAAATAGTCTATTCAGTTCTAATCTTTttcatgaaaatcttgaaaatctatttcattagatgctcttttttctctcttgaagGATTATGTCAGTTTTACTGAGTAGATGATTCTTATTTGTAATTCTAACTGCATTGCTTCTGGAATATATTCTAAATCATCTGCTTTTTTAACATGAAAACTACAGATTTTATGTGATTCTGATTgtgattccatgatatttgatttctttcttcctgactgaagtattttgtctttgtcttgaaagctctgaaatttgactataatattcctttctttttttcagtttttgttttgggatctcttatAGGAGATGATTCTTCAGttcttttagtttctattttcCCTCTGATTCTGGGATGTTGgaacagttttctttgataattttttgaaatgtgaTATATaggctctttctttgatcatgacttACAAGTAATCTAGtaattcttaatttctccttgatctatttttcaggtcagttgttgtTCCAATAAAATACTttgattttcttccatttttcattgttttgactttgttttattatttcttgatgtctcaatGTCATTATCTTTACTTGGACGACTCCAATTTTTggaagtcattttcttcagtgaatttgtgtatatctttttccatttggtcaatttttgctttttaagtagctcttctcttcattggatttttgtactttcttctatcatttggcaaattctatttttaaggtgttattttctttaatattttttgtgcCTTTTAACTAAGCTGTTGGCTCTCTCTTTTATAACTTTCTTCCATCACTCTTTTTACcttctccaatttttcctctacctttttatttgagttttataaatattttgagctCTTTGAAGAATACTTGTTGAGGTTTTatccaattcaaatttttttctttgaggctttgcctATACCTCTTTTGACACTGTTGTCTTTTTTGGCTTTTGTCTTGACCATTtctgtcaccatagtagcttttcatgatcaggtttttttttcttttttgctcatttttaagcTTAATTCTTGAATTTTACCTTTATGATAAAGTTAAGCTTTGCTTCCTGCATGGAAGCAGGACTGTCCTGTTTCAGATTTTTCATGCTGTTGTTTTTAGAGACAATTTTGGGAGTCTTAAGTTTTTGGTGTTTTCAAAATGGTAAAATTTGATGAGAGGTGTGATagctgctctcctgacctgtgctctggtctttaccCAGGCAGGGACCTTGCTCCCTCCTAGCTACAACTGCTTATACTCCTCTTGGTCCTGGAATTGTAGCTAGGTTCCCTGTTCTTCTGAAGTTGCAAGCACTAGTActgcttttacttttctttctctttcttttttccttctttattttctttctcttccttctttaccttctaccatctttatttcctctttccttccacGCTCCCTTGTGAGCAATCACAAGCACTCTGTTCTGTAACTGTCATGAGTCCCCGCTCTCTTGAGGTCACAAGTACTAGTGCTACTCTTCACTTCTGCAAGTCAGAACTGCTTCTAGTGAATGCAACAGCAAACCTAGTTCCAGATAATGGTGTCTTGTAATCTTTCTTACCAGTTGCCTGATCCCCTTACTGTCTTTGGATTGAAGATTTTTGAAGTTTCTGTTGCTGTTGTCTACAAGACCTGCTGCAGGTGTTGCCACTGTGCTCTGGACCAATGTCTCCTATCAACTTCTTCAATTATCTTAGACTGGAAAATGTTTGCTGGCTCTGCtactccagaattcaatttgaggcattattttaaagttgtgtGGAGGGAGATGAACCAATTCAGTTGAATTACTGCTGGTACTCCACTACTCTGGCTCTGGTCCCTCTATTTAGGCTTTTAAATTGATCtccatgtttttattttctcccttatatatttcaatattgcTCCTCAATTAAT
This region includes:
- the LOC141522287 gene encoding olfactory receptor 6T1-like; the protein is MKTENWTQVTEFVLLGFPKSWTLQIMMFLGLLVTYVVTVMGNLVIIVLSWSDQRLHTQMYFFLRNLSMLELMLVSVVVPKMLASILTKDYTISFSGCITQSYFYFLLGTTDFFLLAVMSLDRYLAICRPLHYETLMSGPICVRLVLASWLGGVLWTLCPTILMAKLPFCGPNGIDHFFCDSWPLMGLSCGDTQLLELVAFLLSTALLLGSLTLTTSSYAFILATVFHTPKASDRKKAFSTCASHLTVVVMFYGSSIFLYIRTSEAQSMLLNKGVSALNCIISPLLNPFIFSLRNDKVKQALYDAMSCHKLMSTKL